One window from the genome of Deinococcus arcticus encodes:
- a CDS encoding metal ABC transporter substrate-binding protein: MMSRLVLLSTLLLASPALAQSAPPKKTVLTTFTILADMARSVAGDRLNVVSLTRPGAEIHGYQFTPSDIVRAQKADLILNNGLNLELWFARFTRQLRGVPTVTLTEGIKPISIAADAYRGKPNPHAWMSPKNALIYVENIRRAFVKLDPAGAAIFNRNATRYSAEIRQVDAMLARQLATVPQNQRALVTCEGAFSYLARDYGLREFYLWPVNAEEGQGTPRQVRSVIDAVRKNRVPAVFCESTVPLSGMQQVARETGARFGGVLYVDSLTDARGPVPTYLDLLRKDAATIVKGLTGK, translated from the coding sequence ATGATGTCCCGCCTCGTGTTGCTGAGCACCCTGCTGTTGGCCAGCCCGGCGCTGGCCCAGTCCGCTCCACCCAAGAAGACCGTGCTGACCACCTTCACCATCCTGGCCGACATGGCGCGCAGCGTGGCGGGCGACCGCCTGAATGTGGTGTCGCTGACCCGCCCCGGCGCCGAGATTCACGGCTATCAGTTCACGCCCAGCGACATTGTGCGCGCCCAGAAGGCCGATCTGATCCTGAACAACGGTCTGAACCTGGAGCTGTGGTTTGCCCGCTTTACCCGCCAGCTGCGCGGCGTGCCCACCGTCACGCTCACTGAGGGCATCAAGCCCATTTCCATTGCCGCCGACGCCTACCGGGGCAAGCCCAATCCGCATGCCTGGATGTCGCCCAAGAACGCCCTGATCTACGTGGAAAACATCCGCCGGGCGTTCGTGAAACTGGACCCGGCGGGCGCCGCCATATTCAACCGCAACGCCACGCGCTACAGCGCCGAGATTCGCCAGGTGGACGCCATGCTGGCGCGGCAGCTGGCCACTGTGCCGCAGAACCAGCGCGCCCTGGTCACCTGTGAAGGTGCGTTCAGCTACCTGGCGCGTGACTACGGCCTGCGCGAGTTCTACCTGTGGCCGGTCAATGCGGAAGAAGGCCAGGGCACGCCCCGGCAGGTGCGCAGCGTGATTGACGCGGTACGCAAGAACCGCGTGCCCGCCGTGTTCTGCGAGAGCACCGTGCCCCTGTCCGGTATGCAGCAGGTGGCCCGCGAGACCGGGGCGCGCTTTGGCGGCGTGCTGTACGTGGACTCGCTGACCGATGCCCGGGGCCCGGTGCCCACCTATCTGGACCTGCTGCGCAAGGACGCCGCCACCATCGTCAAGGGGCTGACCGGCAAATGA
- a CDS encoding monothiol bacilliredoxin BrxC family protein: MTQTAQTDAQVLVPLTTPEEVDQFLQDYPLAAVFKAGTCHKTMQGFGVLETFLQRFELPVGYIRVVDWRPASNHVAQLTGIMHHSPQLILFQAGEPQFEVNNWDITPQALAPVFQAHVPPRAEAGSVATDDNVEPYRRLMRAFLDGALSEWAFQDQYVNLFRDDASLRSQREFDLLSRLFGDPDAYHGGLHQLGAPQARGDLKERVQALLTELG, encoded by the coding sequence ATGACGCAGACCGCACAGACAGACGCCCAGGTGCTGGTACCCCTGACCACGCCCGAAGAGGTGGACCAGTTCCTGCAGGATTACCCCCTGGCCGCCGTGTTCAAGGCCGGCACCTGCCACAAGACCATGCAGGGCTTCGGGGTGCTGGAAACCTTCCTGCAGCGCTTCGAGCTGCCGGTGGGCTATATCCGGGTGGTGGACTGGCGCCCGGCCAGCAACCATGTGGCCCAGCTCACCGGCATCATGCATCACAGCCCGCAGCTCATTCTGTTTCAGGCCGGTGAGCCGCAGTTCGAGGTGAACAACTGGGACATCACGCCCCAGGCGCTGGCCCCGGTGTTTCAGGCCCACGTGCCCCCCCGCGCCGAGGCCGGCAGCGTGGCCACCGATGACAACGTGGAGCCCTACCGCCGCCTGATGCGCGCCTTTCTGGACGGGGCCTTAAGCGAGTGGGCGTTTCAGGACCAGTACGTGAACCTGTTCCGCGACGACGCCAGCCTGCGCAGCCAGCGCGAATTCGACCTGCTCTCGCGCCTGTTTGGCGACCCTGACGCCTACCACGGCGGGCTGCACCAGCTGGGCGCTCCCCAGGCACGCGGCGACCTGAAAGAGCGTGTCCAGGCCCTGCTGACCGAACTGGGCTAA
- a CDS encoding sugar efflux transporter — protein MTHPAPPTHGSPVRLLLAVLRLPHAARLALSVFLLGFALSLAVPFMALFAVQEAGLSPLQLGIFLSLNAIGAVLMATRLARWSDRWPSRKPLVLLTLAAGAAAYALLAVVRSYPALLVVGAVFLGTGTAAFPQVFSLARAALQEVPGDLAERAMTALRSVFSLSWVVGPGLGALALAHLDFAGVFALASGCFALAALSLLWVPGRPPRATVGPDQPATAEPRRAVLWAALAFVLYGMAMSMGMTFFPLFVTGTLGQSEGLVGVLVGLCALLEIPVMLALVAWRGPPPVARLVTAGMGLFTLHFALLLLAQGTAALVAAQVLRAVVLALLAGLGMTYFQTLMPGRFAAATTLFANTGSLGGMLSGITAGAWAQTFGYRSVFLLCAALTGAAWLLMLWRGQAQGGAMKGGAVKGPDTAETAGAAHPVSAPRG, from the coding sequence GTGACCCACCCTGCTCCCCCTACCCACGGTTCGCCGGTCCGATTGCTGCTGGCGGTGCTGCGACTGCCACACGCGGCGCGGCTGGCCCTGAGCGTGTTTCTGCTGGGCTTCGCGCTGTCGCTGGCGGTGCCGTTCATGGCGCTGTTCGCGGTGCAGGAGGCCGGACTGAGCCCGCTGCAACTGGGAATTTTTCTGTCGCTCAATGCCATTGGCGCGGTTCTGATGGCCACGCGGCTGGCCCGCTGGTCGGACCGCTGGCCCAGCCGCAAGCCGCTGGTGCTGCTCACACTGGCGGCGGGGGCGGCGGCCTACGCCCTGCTGGCGGTGGTGCGCTCGTACCCGGCGCTGCTGGTCGTGGGGGCCGTGTTTCTGGGGACCGGCACGGCGGCCTTTCCGCAGGTGTTCTCACTGGCGCGCGCCGCCCTGCAGGAGGTACCCGGCGACCTGGCCGAGCGGGCCATGACGGCGCTGCGCTCGGTGTTCAGCCTGTCGTGGGTGGTGGGGCCCGGCCTGGGGGCGCTGGCGCTGGCCCACCTGGACTTTGCCGGCGTGTTTGCACTGGCCAGCGGCTGCTTTGCGCTGGCGGCGCTGTCCCTGCTGTGGGTGCCGGGCCGCCCGCCCCGCGCCACCGTGGGCCCGGACCAGCCCGCCACCGCTGAACCCCGGCGCGCGGTGCTGTGGGCCGCGCTGGCCTTTGTGCTGTACGGCATGGCCATGAGCATGGGCATGACCTTCTTTCCGCTGTTCGTGACCGGCACCCTGGGCCAGAGCGAGGGCCTGGTGGGCGTGCTGGTGGGGCTGTGCGCGCTGCTGGAGATTCCCGTCATGCTGGCGCTGGTGGCCTGGCGCGGGCCGCCGCCCGTGGCGCGGCTGGTCACGGCGGGCATGGGCCTGTTCACGCTGCACTTTGCCCTGCTGCTGCTGGCGCAGGGCACAGCCGCGCTGGTGGCGGCGCAGGTGCTGCGCGCCGTGGTGCTGGCGCTGCTGGCCGGGCTGGGCATGACCTACTTCCAGACCCTGATGCCGGGGCGCTTTGCGGCGGCCACCACCCTCTTTGCCAACACCGGCAGCCTGGGGGGCATGCTCAGTGGGATCACGGCGGGAGCCTGGGCCCAGACCTTCGGCTACCGCAGCGTCTTTCTGCTGTGCGCGGCGCTGACCGGGGCGGCGTGGCTGCTGATGCTGTGGCGCGGTCAGGCGCAGGGGGGCGCAATGAAGGGGGGCGCAGTGAAAGGGCCAGACACGGCGGAAACAGCGGGGGCAGCGCACCCTGTCTCCGCCCCGCGCGGCTGA